One Miscanthus floridulus cultivar M001 chromosome 11, ASM1932011v1, whole genome shotgun sequence DNA window includes the following coding sequences:
- the LOC136494386 gene encoding 3-hydroxyacyl-[acyl-carrier-protein] dehydratase, mitochondrial-like, protein MRLRGRAIFPLVRTTATTTTSAASSPPAVLSVGHALRERRRFTEDDMAAYAAVSGDRNPVHLDDAVARKLGGFQRGRVVHGMLVASLFPSLIAASFPGAVYASQTLKFAAPVYVGDEVFARVQALNIRTTGAANSSTASRYIVKFATKCFMDEEEGSVAIEGEAMAVLPTLELSSQSTSKQ, encoded by the exons ATGCGCCTCCGCGGCCGGGCAATCTTCCCCCTCGtccgcaccaccgccaccaccaccacgtcgGCCGCTTCTTCGCCGCCGGCGGTGCTGAGCGTCGGCCACGCGCTGCGCGAGCGCCGGCGCTTCACGGAGGACGACATGGCGGCGTACGCGGCGGTCAGCGGGGACCGCAACCCGGTGCACCTCGACGACGCCGTCGCCCGTAAGCTGGGCGGGTTCCAGCGAGGCCGCGTCGTGCACGGCATGCTCGTGGCGTCCCTCTTCCCTTCCCTCATCGCCGCCAGCTTC CCTGGCGCGGTGTACGCGAGTCAGACGCTCAAGTTTGCGGCGCCGGTGTACGTCGGAGATGAGGTGTTTGCTCGAGTCCAGGCGCTCAACATCAGGACGACAGGGGCCGCGAACAGCAGCACGGCAAGCCGATACAT CGTCAAGTTTGCAACCAAATGCTTCATGGACGAAGAGGAGGGCTCTGTTGCAATTGAAGGGGAAGCAATGGCTGTCCTGCCTACACTGGAGCTCAGCTCTCAGTCGACTAGCAAGCAGTAG